In Paracoccus fistulariae, a single window of DNA contains:
- a CDS encoding major capsid protein, producing MTIIRNPFDAGGYSLAEMTQAINILPNLYTRLGELGLFRFEGVSQRSVIIEQIEGVLNLLPSVALGGPATVGSREGRAMRSFALPWIPHDDVILPADIQGVPAIGAGDEADPLVAVMTRKLTLMRRKHAQTREYMEMNALRGIVKDGAGTTLYNYFTEFGIAQISVDFVLGTAGTNIQGKVREVLRAVEDNLLGESMSGVHALVSREFFDKLISHPKTEEAYKFYAATGAQPLRQDVRRNFPFAGILFEEYAGTVTLSTKASERLVPANEGIAFATGTMDTFTTYGGPANLLETANTIGLPLYARQHLDPKGRWIDLMTEASILPVNKRPRLAIRLHSSN from the coding sequence ATGACCATCATCCGCAATCCCTTCGATGCCGGCGGCTATTCGCTGGCAGAGATGACGCAGGCCATCAATATCCTGCCGAACCTCTATACCCGCCTCGGAGAACTGGGCCTCTTCCGCTTCGAGGGCGTCTCCCAGCGTAGCGTCATCATCGAGCAGATCGAAGGCGTGTTGAACCTCCTGCCCTCGGTCGCGCTGGGCGGCCCGGCTACCGTCGGCTCGCGAGAGGGGCGCGCCATGCGCAGCTTTGCGCTGCCCTGGATCCCGCATGACGATGTGATCCTGCCCGCCGATATTCAGGGCGTGCCCGCCATCGGCGCAGGCGACGAGGCCGATCCGCTGGTCGCGGTGATGACGCGGAAACTGACGCTGATGCGCCGCAAGCATGCCCAGACCCGCGAATATATGGAAATGAACGCGCTGCGCGGCATCGTGAAGGACGGGGCGGGCACGACGCTCTACAATTACTTCACCGAATTCGGCATCGCGCAGATCAGCGTCGACTTCGTCCTGGGCACCGCTGGCACGAACATTCAGGGCAAGGTCCGCGAGGTGCTGCGCGCCGTCGAGGACAATCTGCTGGGCGAAAGCATGTCGGGGGTCCACGCGCTGGTCAGCCGCGAGTTCTTCGACAAGCTGATCTCGCATCCGAAGACGGAAGAGGCATACAAGTTCTACGCCGCGACCGGTGCCCAGCCGCTGCGGCAGGATGTACGTCGCAACTTCCCCTTCGCCGGCATCCTCTTCGAGGAATATGCGGGCACAGTAACGCTGTCCACGAAAGCCAGCGAACGGCTGGTACCGGCCAATGAAGGCATCGCCTTCGCGACCGGCACCATGGACACCTTTACGACCTATGGCGGGCCTGCGAACCTGCTGGAAACCGCCAATACCATCGGTCTGCCGCTCTATGCCCGCCAGCATCTCGATCCCAAGGGCCGCTGGATCGACCTGATGACCGAGGCATCGATCCTGCCGGTCAACAAGCGCCCGCGGCTGGCGATCCGGCTGCACAGCTCGAACTGA
- a CDS encoding thermonuclease family protein translates to MVLTGCVPSEVAAPATPSRFDFAGQVTRVVDGDTFWINGQRTRIRVWGLDAPEIGRAGGSTATAQLAGLVSGRSVQCRMRDVDRYGRIVGQCWLPDGRDIAATMIASGTAREYCRFSGNYYGTC, encoded by the coding sequence ATGGTTCTGACGGGATGTGTGCCGTCCGAGGTTGCGGCACCCGCGACGCCATCACGGTTCGATTTTGCCGGGCAGGTGACCCGGGTTGTCGATGGCGACACCTTCTGGATCAACGGGCAACGCACCCGCATCCGGGTCTGGGGGCTCGACGCACCGGAGATCGGCCGGGCGGGCGGGTCGACCGCGACGGCGCAACTGGCGGGCCTCGTCTCCGGGCGGTCTGTTCAGTGCCGGATGCGCGATGTCGACCGCTACGGGCGCATCGTCGGGCAATGCTGGTTGCCGGACGGTCGCGACATCGCGGCGACGATGATCGCCAGCGGCACCGCGCGCGAATATTGCCGGTTCTCGGGCAATTATTACGGCACCTGCTGA
- a CDS encoding head decoration protein codes for MPVLTQPPSMGDALKYELNPNYTRETVTLAEGTQYPAGAVLGRVTVSGQYTFASHGGSDGAELAAGILLYPVDTRLAEATGILLVRGPAILSRDALFYDGSVDDAAKIAAKHGELTALGIVIRDSA; via the coding sequence ATGCCCGTCCTGACCCAACCGCCCAGCATGGGCGATGCGCTCAAATATGAGCTGAACCCCAATTATACCCGCGAGACCGTCACCCTGGCCGAGGGGACGCAATACCCGGCAGGTGCGGTTCTGGGCCGCGTCACCGTCAGCGGCCAATACACCTTCGCCAGTCATGGCGGCAGCGATGGTGCGGAACTGGCCGCAGGCATCCTGCTCTATCCGGTCGATACGCGGCTTGCCGAGGCCACCGGCATCCTGCTGGTCCGTGGCCCGGCGATCCTGTCGCGCGATGCCCTCTTCTACGATGGCAGCGTCGATGATGCCGCCAAGATCGCCGCCAAGCATGGCGAACTGACCGCGCTGGGCATCGTCATCCGCGACAGCGCCTGA
- a CDS encoding phage tail tube protein, with product MARAQGARAQMALAFETVYGTPPIGGFTKMPFASTTLGAEQPLLNSELLGYDRDPLPPIKDAVTADGDVFLPIDAEAFGFWLKAAFGDPVTTGTGPWTHEFRSGAWTLPSLTIETGMPEVPRYAIYSGCVLDQLSWQMQRSGLLTATTRLVAQGETVGTVSNAGTPTPIDLKRFGHFNGAITRNGAALGNVVSAQISYANNLDRIETIRADGRIDGADPSIAALTGSIEVRFSDSTLVSQAINGEPCELDFSYALPSGESFSFTVHAVYLPRPRIEISGPQGVQATFDWQAARDSALGRMCTATLINDREEY from the coding sequence ATGGCACGAGCCCAGGGGGCGCGGGCGCAGATGGCGCTTGCGTTCGAGACCGTCTATGGCACGCCGCCGATTGGCGGCTTTACCAAAATGCCGTTTGCCAGCACCACGCTCGGCGCGGAGCAACCGCTGCTGAATTCCGAACTGCTGGGCTATGACCGCGATCCGCTGCCGCCGATCAAGGATGCGGTGACGGCCGACGGCGATGTCTTCCTGCCGATCGATGCCGAAGCGTTCGGCTTCTGGCTGAAGGCGGCGTTTGGAGACCCGGTCACCACCGGCACCGGGCCCTGGACGCATGAGTTCCGCTCGGGCGCCTGGACGCTTCCCAGCCTTACCATCGAGACCGGCATGCCCGAGGTGCCGCGCTATGCGATCTATTCGGGCTGCGTGCTGGACCAGCTTAGCTGGCAGATGCAGCGCTCCGGTCTTCTGACCGCGACCACGCGCCTGGTCGCGCAGGGCGAGACGGTCGGGACCGTCAGCAATGCCGGAACCCCTACCCCCATCGACCTGAAGCGCTTCGGCCATTTCAACGGCGCGATCACCCGCAACGGCGCGGCATTGGGCAATGTTGTCTCGGCCCAGATCAGCTATGCCAACAATCTCGACCGGATCGAGACCATCCGCGCCGATGGCCGCATCGATGGTGCCGATCCGTCCATTGCGGCCCTGACCGGCTCGATTGAGGTCCGGTTCTCGGACAGCACGCTGGTGAGCCAAGCCATCAATGGCGAACCCTGCGAGTTGGATTTCTCCTATGCCCTGCCCTCGGGAGAGAGCTTCAGCTTCACCGTGCATGCTGTCTATCTGCCCCGCCCCCGGATCGAGATTTCCGGTCCGCAGGGCGTGCAGGCAACCTTCGACTGGCAGGCCGCGCGCGACAGTGCGCTGGGCCGCATGTGCACCGCCACCCTGATCAACGACCGCGAGGAATACTGA
- a CDS encoding acyl-CoA transferase — MPTTRETILTALHARLSALSANALRSDVLPERVPPDGLLIFRDGEPGEPEVTLSPLRYHYQHRAEIEAVVQGADRDAAFDALCTSIGTAIAADRTLGGLCDWIEAESPRSVDLPVEGAPSLKAAVIPVILHYTTTDPLA; from the coding sequence ATGCCCACCACCCGCGAGACCATCCTGACCGCGCTGCACGCGCGGCTCTCAGCGCTGTCCGCCAACGCCCTCCGCAGCGACGTCCTACCCGAACGCGTGCCGCCCGACGGCCTGCTGATCTTCCGCGATGGCGAACCGGGCGAGCCCGAGGTGACGCTGTCGCCGCTACGCTACCACTACCAGCACCGCGCCGAAATTGAGGCGGTAGTACAGGGTGCCGACCGTGACGCTGCCTTCGACGCCCTCTGCACCAGCATTGGCACGGCAATCGCCGCAGACCGGACGCTGGGCGGGCTGTGCGACTGGATCGAAGCCGAGTCGCCGCGCTCGGTCGATCTGCCTGTCGAGGGCGCGCCCAGCCTGAAGGCGGCGGTGATTCCGGTCATCCTGCACTACACCACGACCGACCCACTGGCATGA
- a CDS encoding phage head-tail joining protein, with product MEIDRMQALLTALQEARFSGLRSVSYDGKTLTYGSDAELAAAIADLESRIARATGSTRRRRWGTVATKGL from the coding sequence ATGGAAATCGATCGGATGCAGGCGCTTTTGACGGCCCTGCAGGAGGCCCGGTTCAGCGGGCTGCGCAGCGTCAGCTATGACGGCAAGACCCTGACCTATGGTTCGGACGCCGAACTGGCCGCTGCCATCGCGGATCTGGAATCCCGGATCGCACGGGCGACGGGTTCCACGCGCCGTCGGCGCTGGGGCACCGTGGCCACGAAGGGACTCTGA
- a CDS encoding head-tail joining protein gives MNAFSAAMNRIFGHPDMSVSAVWIAADTSEERPIRLIRRAPDRITEFGSARILSETLTVDIRISELTDPREGDLIVIGADSFAIQGEPIRDRDRLIWTVELIPA, from the coding sequence ATGAACGCCTTCAGCGCCGCCATGAACCGCATCTTTGGCCATCCCGATATGTCGGTATCAGCCGTCTGGATCGCCGCCGACACATCGGAGGAACGCCCGATCCGCCTCATCCGCCGCGCGCCGGACCGGATCACCGAATTCGGATCGGCGCGGATCCTGTCCGAGACGCTGACCGTCGATATCCGGATCAGCGAACTCACCGATCCCCGGGAGGGCGATCTGATCGTCATCGGCGCCGACAGCTTCGCCATTCAGGGCGAGCCGATCCGTGACCGCGACCGGCTGATCTGGACGGTAGAACTGATACCTGCATGA
- a CDS encoding DUF6441 family protein: protein MRLKLDIDPDLVAMMQAEIEAGEKAVTGAMREAGVGLKTAWRGQITGAGLGRRLANSIRNATYPKAGDSLNATALVWSKAPVIVGAHNAGPLIRSRDGFWLVIPTEAAGKSLRGGRITPGEWERRTGLRLRFVYRKRGPSLLVAEGRLNTKGRAVASRSKTGRGRTTVPVFLLVPQVRLPKRLDLAREAERAADGVPGRIVGKWVEGKR, encoded by the coding sequence ATGAGACTGAAGCTCGATATCGATCCAGATCTCGTCGCCATGATGCAAGCTGAGATCGAGGCAGGCGAGAAAGCCGTGACCGGTGCCATGCGCGAGGCAGGCGTGGGCCTGAAGACGGCATGGCGCGGCCAGATCACCGGGGCGGGCCTTGGGCGCAGACTGGCGAATTCGATCCGCAACGCCACCTATCCGAAGGCGGGCGACAGTCTGAATGCCACCGCGCTGGTCTGGTCGAAGGCGCCGGTCATCGTCGGCGCGCATAATGCCGGTCCGCTGATCCGCTCCCGCGATGGCTTCTGGCTGGTCATCCCGACCGAAGCCGCCGGAAAATCCCTGCGCGGCGGGCGCATCACGCCCGGCGAATGGGAGCGTCGCACCGGGCTGCGGCTGCGCTTCGTTTATCGCAAGCGCGGGCCAAGCCTGCTGGTTGCCGAGGGGCGGTTGAACACCAAGGGCCGGGCGGTGGCATCCAGATCCAAAACCGGGCGCGGACGCACCACCGTACCAGTCTTCCTGCTGGTGCCGCAGGTCAGGCTGCCGAAGCGGCTGGATCTGGCACGGGAGGCGGAGCGGGCGGCGGATGGCGTGCCGGGGAGGATCGTCGGGAAGTGGGTGGAAGGAAAGCGGTGA
- a CDS encoding phage portal protein, translating to MAFDGIRARLGAIIGGFDAAQSHRRLRGFRASRAHVNTLIAGAGETITARARWLARNNGYASGAVEAFASNVVGDGIKPSSSIANAAQKEALQKLWLGWTDEADAEGLTDFYGLQRRAARELFLAGEVFLRLRPRRTEDGLSVPLQLQMLPSEMLPMDLNRELPGGGTIRQSIEFDRIGRRVAYHLLRRHPGDMTDPGLVSETVRVPASEIIHVLDPVEAGQLRGVSRFAPAIVKLFTLDLYDDAELERKKTAAMFAMFITSPAPETPLEPAEEDLEVEPGQVVRLDPGEDVSTPATPDSGSTYEPFQYRTLLQIAAALGIPYPYLTGDTARGNFSNTRVALLDFRRRVSAIQHSVIVHQLCRPVWQRWLDLAVLSGAIDLPGYDRNRRGFQAVSWLPTRWDWVDPMKDASAEILQIEAGLKSRSQAISERGYDAEQVDREIAAERKREAALGLDFRRPGSPAQGPKSEAAGERTDNTNGKDEDEDRPTDPDDEDDAKEDR from the coding sequence ATGGCGTTTGACGGCATCCGCGCGCGCCTCGGCGCGATTATCGGCGGGTTCGACGCGGCGCAGTCGCACCGGCGGTTGCGCGGTTTCCGGGCCAGCCGTGCCCATGTGAACACGCTGATCGCGGGCGCGGGCGAGACCATCACCGCGCGGGCCCGCTGGCTGGCGCGGAACAACGGCTATGCGTCGGGGGCAGTCGAGGCCTTCGCCAGCAACGTCGTGGGTGACGGCATCAAACCCTCCTCCTCCATCGCCAATGCCGCGCAAAAGGAAGCACTGCAGAAACTCTGGCTTGGCTGGACCGACGAGGCCGATGCCGAGGGGCTGACGGACTTTTATGGTCTCCAGCGCCGTGCCGCCCGGGAACTGTTTCTGGCGGGCGAGGTGTTTTTGCGACTCCGTCCGCGCCGCACCGAAGACGGGCTGTCGGTGCCGCTGCAGCTGCAGATGCTGCCCTCGGAAATGCTGCCGATGGATCTGAACCGGGAACTGCCCGGCGGCGGGACGATCCGTCAGAGCATCGAATTCGACCGGATCGGGCGTCGCGTGGCCTATCACCTGCTGCGCCGCCATCCGGGTGATATGACCGATCCGGGCCTCGTCAGCGAAACGGTTCGCGTCCCGGCCTCGGAGATCATCCATGTGCTGGACCCTGTCGAGGCAGGTCAGCTGCGCGGCGTGTCGCGTTTTGCACCGGCCATCGTGAAACTCTTCACGCTGGATCTTTATGACGACGCAGAACTGGAGCGGAAAAAGACCGCGGCGATGTTCGCGATGTTCATCACCTCGCCCGCCCCGGAAACGCCGCTGGAACCGGCCGAAGAGGATCTGGAGGTCGAGCCCGGTCAGGTCGTGCGCCTCGATCCGGGCGAGGATGTCTCGACACCCGCGACGCCAGACTCGGGGTCCACCTATGAGCCCTTCCAATACCGCACGCTCCTGCAGATCGCGGCAGCGCTGGGCATTCCGTATCCCTATCTGACCGGCGACACGGCACGAGGCAATTTCTCGAACACGCGCGTCGCGCTGCTGGATTTCCGCCGCCGGGTCTCGGCCATCCAGCACAGCGTCATCGTCCATCAGCTCTGCCGCCCGGTCTGGCAGCGCTGGCTGGATCTGGCGGTGCTGTCCGGCGCCATCGACCTGCCCGGCTATGACCGCAACCGGCGCGGATTTCAGGCAGTCAGCTGGCTGCCGACGCGCTGGGACTGGGTCGATCCGATGAAGGATGCCTCGGCCGAGATCCTGCAGATCGAGGCGGGGCTCAAATCCCGCAGCCAGGCGATTTCCGAGCGCGGCTATGACGCGGAACAGGTCGACCGCGAGATCGCGGCCGAACGCAAACGCGAGGCAGCGCTGGGCCTCGACTTCCGCCGCCCCGGATCGCCCGCGCAGGGGCCGAAGAGCGAAGCCGCTGGTGAGCGCACCGACAATACGAACGGCAAGGACGAAGACGAAGACCGTCCAACGGACCCTGACGACGAAGACGATGCCAAGGAGGACCGCTGA
- a CDS encoding S49 family peptidase produces the protein MHHAQIAQRAFDTPLMIAPAKALAFLSGLGPRITGQEIRFNGMTVAEPDQSAARQTARASLIGGDLVGRHGEDTDAPFPVIDGVAVIAIAGTLVHRGAWIGQSSGLTSYEGLAAQIDAAVSDPAIRGIALEIDSFGGEVAGAFDLADRIRAARDTKPVHAFLAEHALSAGYALASQATRITLPRTGVAGSIGVITMHTDMSGMLAQKGVAVTLIHAGAQKADGNPYAALPEAIRDRLQAELEDLRILFAETVAAGRGVMMTREAALATEAAIFRGAAAVDAGLADAVADPRAAFRAFAESLGRPALPVGLQAQSPTLSPPHPKQEMIMTDQTDEDARTPDQQAPNATASGAEAAPTAQQPAAVPSTPDTAPAAAPTDADAIRAEAAEVASICAQAAKLGVTMDAADAVRRGVSPDALRGQILDSLAARSDASGILASAPAPTNKPSPLVAAVRKSADSAAR, from the coding sequence ATGCATCATGCCCAGATCGCCCAGCGGGCCTTCGACACGCCGCTGATGATCGCACCCGCCAAGGCACTGGCCTTTCTCAGCGGTCTGGGGCCGCGCATCACCGGGCAGGAAATTCGCTTTAACGGCATGACGGTCGCCGAACCGGACCAGTCGGCCGCGCGGCAGACGGCCCGCGCGTCGCTGATCGGCGGCGATCTGGTCGGACGTCATGGTGAAGACACCGATGCGCCGTTCCCGGTGATCGATGGCGTGGCGGTGATCGCCATCGCCGGAACGCTGGTCCATCGCGGCGCCTGGATCGGCCAGAGCTCGGGGCTCACCTCCTATGAGGGCCTCGCGGCCCAGATCGACGCCGCAGTCAGCGATCCTGCCATTCGCGGCATCGCGCTGGAAATCGACAGTTTCGGTGGCGAGGTGGCCGGGGCCTTCGATCTCGCCGACCGCATCCGCGCCGCACGGGATACAAAGCCGGTGCACGCCTTTCTCGCCGAACATGCGCTCTCGGCCGGATACGCGCTGGCCTCGCAGGCGACCCGTATCACCCTGCCCCGCACCGGCGTGGCGGGCAGCATCGGTGTCATCACCATGCATACCGACATGTCCGGCATGCTGGCCCAGAAGGGCGTCGCGGTGACACTGATCCATGCCGGAGCCCAAAAGGCCGACGGCAACCCCTATGCCGCGCTGCCCGAAGCTATCCGCGACCGGCTGCAGGCCGAGCTGGAGGATCTGCGGATCCTCTTTGCGGAAACCGTCGCCGCCGGGCGCGGAGTCATGATGACAAGGGAAGCGGCGCTCGCCACCGAGGCCGCCATCTTCCGTGGCGCGGCGGCTGTAGATGCCGGTCTGGCCGATGCCGTGGCCGATCCACGTGCCGCCTTTCGCGCCTTTGCCGAAAGCCTCGGCCGCCCGGCATTGCCGGTCGGCCTACAAGCGCAATCCCCAACCCTTTCACCACCCCACCCCAAGCAGGAGATGATCATGACCGATCAGACGGATGAAGATGCCCGGACACCGGACCAACAAGCACCGAACGCCACCGCCTCCGGTGCAGAGGCCGCGCCGACAGCGCAGCAACCGGCGGCAGTGCCGTCCACGCCTGACACCGCACCGGCTGCTGCCCCGACCGATGCCGATGCCATCCGTGCCGAAGCCGCAGAAGTGGCCTCGATCTGCGCCCAGGCGGCCAAGCTGGGCGTCACCATGGACGCGGCCGATGCCGTGAGGCGGGGCGTAAGCCCCGATGCGCTGCGCGGCCAGATCCTCGACAGTCTCGCGGCCAGAAGCGACGCCAGTGGCATTCTGGCCAGCGCGCCCGCGCCCACAAACAAGCCGAGCCCGCTTGTGGCCGCCGTCCGTAAATCCGCCGACAGCGCCGCGCGCTGA